From the genome of Paraburkholderia aromaticivorans, one region includes:
- a CDS encoding virulence factor family protein, translating into MTLHSLFRLAVAAGLVTGGALAHAATTTVPGGRYGDVRVTQPEGPLRGFVVLYSQAGGWSAADQQSADALAKAGALTVGVDTARYAANLVAKKEACHQLVGDAEALSHQLERQSQSSHYFAPIVAGTGQGATLAMHVLEQAPSNTVAGAVAVDAERTLDPRFQPCPPDPTIIRDKVPGFVEKAATGSADRTRLVALVSPHLQAVSTSDDDVSDLPLIELPAAHPNGLMAIVISGDGGWRDLDKTIAQALQKDGVSVIGWDSLRYFWSEKPPAQTSRDLARVMQTYGARWNAQHIALVGYSFGADVMPFAYNRLPAALRAKVSLIALLGFAPDADFQIRVGGWLGMPASDKALKVQPELTRVPPAIVQCFYGENEKDTLCPSLTKTGVEVIRTSGDHHFGRDYNALEQRILSAFRKQSGVRN; encoded by the coding sequence ATGACACTGCATTCGCTTTTCAGGCTCGCCGTGGCGGCGGGGCTCGTGACCGGCGGCGCGCTCGCGCACGCCGCGACTACAACCGTCCCCGGCGGCCGTTATGGCGACGTCAGGGTCACCCAGCCGGAAGGCCCGCTGCGCGGCTTCGTGGTGCTGTATTCGCAGGCAGGCGGCTGGAGCGCAGCGGATCAGCAGAGCGCCGATGCGCTTGCGAAGGCCGGCGCGTTGACCGTCGGCGTGGATACCGCTCGCTACGCCGCCAATCTGGTCGCGAAGAAGGAAGCCTGCCACCAGTTGGTGGGCGATGCCGAAGCCTTGAGCCACCAACTCGAGCGGCAATCGCAATCGAGCCACTATTTCGCGCCGATCGTCGCGGGTACCGGGCAGGGCGCGACGCTCGCCATGCACGTGCTCGAACAGGCGCCGTCGAATACGGTTGCGGGCGCGGTCGCGGTGGATGCCGAGCGCACGCTCGATCCGCGCTTCCAACCCTGTCCGCCCGATCCGACCATCATCCGCGACAAGGTGCCGGGCTTCGTCGAAAAGGCGGCTACGGGCAGCGCGGATCGCACGCGCCTCGTCGCGCTGGTCTCGCCGCATCTGCAGGCGGTCTCGACGAGCGACGACGACGTCTCCGACCTGCCGCTGATCGAATTGCCGGCGGCGCATCCGAACGGCCTGATGGCGATCGTGATTTCCGGCGACGGCGGTTGGCGCGATCTCGACAAGACGATCGCCCAGGCATTGCAAAAAGACGGCGTCTCCGTGATCGGCTGGGACAGCCTGCGCTATTTCTGGAGCGAAAAGCCGCCCGCCCAGACGAGCCGCGATCTCGCGCGGGTGATGCAGACCTACGGCGCGCGCTGGAACGCGCAGCACATCGCACTGGTCGGCTATTCATTCGGCGCGGACGTGATGCCGTTCGCCTATAACCGTCTGCCGGCGGCGTTGCGCGCGAAGGTATCGTTGATCGCGCTGCTCGGCTTCGCGCCCGACGCCGATTTTCAGATCCGCGTGGGCGGCTGGCTCGGCATGCCGGCGAGCGACAAGGCGTTGAAAGTCCAGCCGGAGTTGACCCGTGTGCCACCCGCGATCGTGCAGTGCTTCTACGGCGAGAATGAAAAAGACACCCTGTGTCCGTCGCTGACGAAGACGGGGGTCGAGGTGATCCGCACCTCGGGCGATCACCACTTCGGTCGCGATTACAACGCGCTGGAACAGCGCATTCTCAGCGCTTTCAGGAAGCAAAGCGGCGTGCGCAACTGA
- a CDS encoding SAM-dependent methyltransferase, translating into MSSPATYFDELYQQSDDPWRLREGWYECRKRSLTLALLPRPRYRNAFEPGCANGELTAELARRCDMLLAADLHARAVELTRERVADAPQVRVEQRTVPGEWPTEAGPFDLIVISEFAYYLDAAELETLASRVAASLTTDGTLLACHWRRPFAEALESADAAHALFDARCGLSRLAHHDEADLLIDVWSRDARSVAQREGLL; encoded by the coding sequence ATGAGCTCGCCGGCAACCTACTTCGATGAACTCTATCAACAGAGCGACGACCCGTGGAGGCTGCGCGAGGGCTGGTACGAATGCCGCAAGCGTTCGCTCACGCTCGCGCTGCTGCCGCGCCCGCGCTACCGCAACGCGTTCGAACCCGGCTGCGCCAACGGCGAGCTGACCGCCGAGCTGGCGAGGCGCTGCGATATGCTGCTCGCCGCGGATCTGCACGCGCGCGCCGTCGAGCTCACACGCGAGCGCGTCGCCGACGCGCCGCAGGTTCGTGTCGAACAGCGCACGGTGCCGGGCGAGTGGCCGACCGAGGCCGGCCCATTCGATCTGATCGTCATTAGCGAATTCGCCTACTACCTCGACGCAGCTGAGCTCGAAACGCTGGCTTCGCGAGTCGCCGCTTCACTCACGACCGACGGTACGCTGCTCGCCTGTCATTGGCGCCGGCCCTTCGCCGAAGCGCTCGAATCCGCCGACGCCGCGCATGCGCTGTTCGATGCGCGCTGCGGCTTGTCGCGTCTCGCGCATCACGATGAAGCCGATCTGCTGATCGACGTCTGGTCGCGCGACGCCCGTTCGGTCGCGCAACGCGAGGGGCTCCTATGA
- a CDS encoding MFS transporter, giving the protein MTVVQKALIAPLIVACAMFMESVDANVIVTALPAMARDFGRDPVTLKIAVTSYVLGLGVFIPVCGWLADRFGARTIFRTAIGIFVTGSLLCAASNSLATFTLARFVQGVGGAMMVPVGRIIIFRVVHKSDFIRAMNYLSVPAMLGPAAGPLLGGFITTYLHWRLIFFINVPIGILGIYLTNKHIANTREPDPGPLDWIGFFLSAAGAVLLLLGLSLVGGELISNRDALGMCACGAVLLAAYVAYAQRVPLPLLDLRFFKVPTFQASVLGGSMFRIGLGALPFLLPLMLQEGHGMSAFKSGLITCASAFGGMFMRTIASSVLHRFGFRSVLVVNAALSGLAIAACGLFFPGTPTWIIWVVVLLGGFFPALQFTSLNSLTYAEIASRDVGRATSLGSVVQQMSLGLGVTIGGIVLQISRVLHGHPGIMWSDFWPAFLVVGLCSFASIPVTLRMPHRAGEEISRGGRG; this is encoded by the coding sequence ATGACCGTCGTCCAGAAAGCCCTGATTGCGCCACTGATCGTCGCGTGCGCGATGTTCATGGAAAGCGTCGACGCGAATGTGATCGTCACGGCGTTGCCGGCCATGGCGCGCGACTTCGGGCGCGATCCGGTCACGCTGAAAATCGCGGTGACGAGCTATGTGCTGGGACTCGGCGTGTTCATTCCGGTGTGCGGATGGCTCGCCGACCGGTTCGGGGCACGCACGATCTTCCGCACGGCGATCGGCATCTTCGTGACGGGCTCGCTGCTGTGCGCCGCGTCGAACTCGCTTGCCACCTTCACGCTCGCGCGCTTCGTGCAAGGGGTGGGCGGCGCGATGATGGTGCCGGTCGGGCGGATCATCATTTTCCGTGTGGTGCACAAGTCCGACTTCATCCGCGCGATGAACTATCTGAGCGTCCCCGCGATGCTCGGCCCCGCCGCCGGGCCGCTGCTCGGCGGATTCATCACCACGTATCTGCACTGGCGCCTGATTTTCTTCATTAACGTGCCGATCGGCATTCTCGGCATCTATCTGACCAACAAGCACATCGCCAACACCCGCGAGCCGGACCCCGGTCCGCTCGACTGGATCGGCTTTTTTCTCTCGGCGGCGGGCGCCGTGCTGCTTCTGCTCGGGCTGTCGCTGGTCGGCGGCGAACTGATTTCGAATCGCGACGCGCTCGGCATGTGCGCGTGCGGCGCCGTACTGCTCGCCGCCTATGTCGCTTACGCGCAGCGCGTCCCGCTGCCGCTGCTGGATCTGCGCTTTTTCAAGGTGCCGACGTTCCAGGCGAGCGTGCTCGGCGGTTCGATGTTTCGTATCGGACTCGGCGCGTTGCCGTTTCTACTGCCGCTGATGCTGCAGGAGGGCCACGGCATGAGCGCGTTCAAATCCGGCCTGATTACCTGCGCGTCCGCGTTCGGCGGCATGTTCATGCGCACGATCGCTTCGAGCGTGCTGCATCGCTTCGGCTTTCGCTCGGTGCTGGTGGTCAACGCCGCGTTGTCGGGGCTCGCGATCGCGGCCTGCGGACTGTTTTTCCCCGGCACGCCGACCTGGATCATCTGGGTGGTGGTGCTGCTCGGCGGATTCTTCCCGGCGTTGCAGTTCACGAGTCTGAACTCGCTGACTTACGCGGAAATCGCCAGCCGCGACGTGGGCCGCGCCACGAGTCTGGGCAGCGTGGTGCAGCAGATGTCGCTCGGCCTGGGCGTGACGATCGGCGGCATCGTGCTGCAGATTTCGCGGGTGCTGCACGGCCATCCCGGCATCATGTGGTCGGATTTCTGGCCAGCGTTTCTGGTGGTCGGCCTGTGCTCGTTTGCTTCGATTCCGGTCACGCTGCGCATGCCGCATCGGGCGGGCGAGGAAATCTCGCGCGGCGGCCGCGGTTGA
- a CDS encoding acyl-CoA dehydrogenase, whose translation MLDTRDRAAGVNARPLQSPGLGASGGARAAARRMRRAVKVDGPLEDYLHDTRFDASDPAALGTVLRALVERGYDRAPAVPLPGHGDTLARWRALAAVAACDLGLVKLFEGHTDALAILAELQAPEPPAGSRWGVWAAEPPDARVQALKVGFRSDGEGLRLAGTKAWCSGAGVVTHALVTAWLEGEPVLAAVAMNQPSISIDTSKWQAVGMQATASADVTFAQTSATLVGAAHDYVRRPGFWHGGAGIAACWYGAAAQIGRTLREASTQRADSHRLAHLGAIEVALAGAAAVLRETAAHIDANPLADSQREAMRARLVVEQAASAVMHHATRTLGAGPLCRNARFARALADLPVFLRQSHAERDLEALGELSAAAGAGEGRDEAGAGGDPWLL comes from the coding sequence ATGCTCGATACGCGTGATCGTGCGGCCGGCGTCAATGCCCGGCCGCTGCAAAGCCCTGGCCTCGGCGCATCCGGTGGCGCGCGGGCCGCGGCGCGGCGCATGCGCCGCGCCGTGAAAGTTGACGGGCCGCTCGAAGACTATTTGCATGACACGCGTTTCGATGCGAGCGACCCCGCCGCCTTGGGCACGGTGCTGCGCGCGCTGGTCGAACGCGGTTATGACCGTGCGCCGGCCGTGCCCCTGCCGGGCCACGGCGATACGCTCGCGCGCTGGCGCGCTCTCGCCGCAGTGGCGGCGTGCGATCTCGGCCTTGTCAAACTCTTCGAAGGCCACACCGACGCGCTTGCCATTCTCGCGGAATTGCAGGCTCCCGAGCCGCCGGCGGGAAGCCGCTGGGGGGTATGGGCAGCGGAGCCGCCCGACGCGCGCGTGCAGGCGCTCAAAGTAGGATTCCGAAGCGATGGCGAGGGCCTTCGTCTCGCCGGCACGAAAGCCTGGTGTTCGGGCGCCGGTGTCGTCACGCATGCGCTCGTGACCGCGTGGCTGGAGGGCGAACCGGTACTCGCGGCCGTAGCGATGAATCAGCCGTCGATCTCGATCGATACGTCGAAATGGCAGGCTGTGGGCATGCAGGCCACGGCGAGCGCCGACGTGACGTTCGCCCAGACGTCCGCGACGCTGGTGGGAGCCGCGCATGACTATGTGCGCCGCCCGGGCTTCTGGCATGGCGGCGCCGGTATCGCCGCGTGCTGGTACGGCGCCGCCGCGCAGATCGGGCGGACGCTGCGCGAGGCGTCCACCCAGCGCGCGGATTCGCATCGGCTCGCGCATCTCGGTGCGATCGAGGTCGCCCTCGCGGGCGCCGCCGCGGTATTGCGCGAAACCGCCGCGCACATCGACGCGAATCCGCTCGCCGACTCGCAACGCGAGGCCATGCGTGCCCGCCTCGTGGTGGAGCAAGCCGCGAGCGCCGTGATGCATCACGCTACCCGCACGCTCGGCGCCGGCCCGTTGTGCCGCAATGCCCGCTTTGCTCGCGCGCTCGCGGACCTGCCGGTGTTCCTGCGGCAGAGCCACGCAGAGCGCGATCTTGAGGCCCTCGGCGAATTGAGCGCGGCGGCTGGAGCAGGCGAGGGCCGCGACGAGGCTGGTGCCGGAGGTGATCCGTGGCTGCTCTGA
- the mprF gene encoding bifunctional lysylphosphatidylglycerol flippase/synthetase MprF, with protein MFDRTSTALGNRGLLSPLLALVIGVLLLVVLQHLSQAVDYRSVMRQLRELTAGEWAAALGATALSYVALVGRDAVGLRYLGAVVPRVALWIGATAGSALGNATGFGALTGGAVRARVYGVAGVTPAQIGRMTVFTSVSLALALVLMTALGMLGVAGTLAPMLHLEPVALRWSGAALLIALVLAATACRSETRPVRTRWQWLSFDIPARRDLLAQVALAVLDVVAAGLALWALLPHADVSFVTFITVYAAAMLLGMIGHTPGGVGVFEAAMVFTLNGSVQTHQMVAALLAYRAIYFGVPLIVSAALLAGFEGRALKSRLPLQHAAAASKLAPLFLSLVTFVVGGMLVISSATPAFWQRIRILRDVLPLWVLESSQMLCSVLGVLLLFVARGLLRRLDAAWWMTLLLAVLSLALSLTKGLAFVEAGVLGMLIVLLLSTRQRFNRHSSLFAERFTAGWLVSVAMVLMLATWVMLFAFRDVPYTRDLWWQFAFDERAPRALRATLAASLFAATFSFWQLLRPAPGHFVKPAREDLQDAARIVRAQERSDAGLALMGDKSFLFSESREAFLMYAKYGRTWAALHDPVGPREEWAGLISKFVALAHAHGGRAAFYQVRANALPLYLDAGLTLMKLGEEAHVVLDDFDLKGSHRAHLRYALKRGERDGFAVEVIDQANVPASLDTLREISDGWLDSRDAREKSFSVAAFTDEYLAAQSVMLVRQNGEPAAFVTFMTTDMNTEATVGVMRHVESASPYAMEYLFTQLALHLKQAGFRSLSLGIAPLSGMQPTPLASRWHRFAGIVWRFGGRFYNFRGLRAFKSKFQPRWEPRYLAASGSVGVFFTLADLSLLAGGRRS; from the coding sequence ATGTTCGACCGTACATCGACAGCGCTCGGCAACCGGGGGCTTCTCTCGCCCTTGCTCGCGCTGGTGATTGGCGTGCTGCTGCTGGTCGTCTTGCAACATCTCTCGCAAGCGGTCGACTATCGCTCGGTGATGCGTCAGTTGCGTGAGTTGACGGCCGGCGAGTGGGCCGCCGCGCTCGGCGCCACCGCGCTCAGCTACGTGGCGCTGGTCGGGCGCGACGCGGTTGGTTTGCGCTATCTGGGTGCCGTCGTGCCGCGTGTGGCGCTGTGGATCGGCGCGACCGCGGGCTCCGCACTCGGCAATGCCACCGGTTTCGGCGCGCTCACGGGCGGCGCCGTGCGCGCGCGCGTCTACGGCGTGGCGGGCGTGACGCCCGCGCAGATCGGGCGCATGACCGTGTTCACGAGCGTCTCGCTCGCGCTCGCGCTGGTGCTGATGACCGCGCTCGGCATGCTCGGCGTGGCCGGTACGCTCGCGCCGATGCTGCATCTCGAACCCGTCGCGCTGCGCTGGAGCGGCGCGGCGCTGCTCATCGCACTCGTGCTGGCCGCCACCGCGTGCCGCAGCGAAACGCGCCCGGTCCGCACGCGCTGGCAGTGGCTCTCGTTCGACATTCCCGCGCGCCGCGATCTGCTCGCCCAAGTGGCGCTCGCGGTTCTCGACGTGGTGGCCGCGGGCCTTGCCTTATGGGCGTTGCTGCCGCACGCGGACGTGAGCTTCGTGACCTTCATCACGGTCTACGCCGCGGCCATGCTGCTCGGCATGATCGGCCATACGCCCGGCGGCGTCGGCGTGTTCGAGGCGGCGATGGTGTTCACGCTGAACGGCAGCGTGCAGACGCATCAGATGGTGGCCGCGTTGCTCGCGTATCGCGCGATTTACTTCGGTGTCCCGTTGATCGTCTCGGCCGCGCTGCTCGCCGGCTTCGAAGGCCGCGCGCTGAAAAGCCGTCTGCCGCTGCAACATGCGGCCGCCGCGTCGAAGCTTGCGCCGCTGTTCCTGAGTCTCGTCACATTCGTGGTGGGTGGCATGCTGGTGATTTCCAGCGCGACGCCCGCGTTCTGGCAACGCATCCGCATTCTGCGCGACGTGCTGCCGCTGTGGGTGCTCGAAAGCTCGCAGATGCTCTGCAGCGTGCTCGGCGTGCTGCTCCTGTTCGTCGCGCGTGGTTTGCTGCGGCGGCTGGACGCCGCGTGGTGGATGACGCTCCTGCTGGCGGTGCTGAGTCTCGCGTTGTCATTGACCAAAGGTCTGGCGTTCGTCGAAGCCGGCGTGCTCGGCATGCTGATCGTGCTGTTGCTGTCCACGCGTCAGCGCTTCAACCGTCATTCCTCGCTGTTCGCCGAGCGCTTCACGGCGGGCTGGCTGGTGTCGGTGGCGATGGTGCTGATGCTCGCCACGTGGGTCATGCTGTTCGCTTTCCGCGACGTGCCGTACACGCGCGACCTGTGGTGGCAATTCGCCTTCGACGAACGCGCCCCGCGTGCGCTGCGCGCGACGCTGGCCGCAAGCCTCTTTGCCGCGACCTTTTCGTTCTGGCAATTGTTGCGTCCGGCGCCGGGCCACTTCGTCAAGCCGGCGCGGGAAGATCTGCAAGACGCGGCGCGCATCGTACGTGCGCAGGAGCGCAGCGACGCCGGCCTCGCGCTGATGGGCGACAAGAGCTTTCTGTTCTCCGAGTCGCGCGAAGCGTTTCTGATGTATGCCAAATACGGCCGCACGTGGGCCGCTTTGCACGATCCGGTGGGTCCGCGCGAAGAGTGGGCCGGCCTGATCAGCAAGTTCGTCGCGCTCGCGCATGCGCACGGCGGGCGCGCGGCGTTCTATCAGGTGCGCGCCAACGCGTTGCCGCTTTATCTCGACGCCGGTCTCACGCTGATGAAGCTCGGTGAAGAAGCGCACGTCGTGCTCGACGACTTCGACCTGAAGGGCTCGCATCGCGCGCATCTTCGCTATGCGCTCAAACGCGGCGAACGTGACGGCTTCGCCGTCGAAGTGATCGACCAGGCGAACGTGCCGGCGTCGCTCGACACGCTGCGCGAGATTTCCGATGGCTGGCTCGACAGCCGCGACGCGCGCGAAAAGAGCTTCTCGGTCGCCGCATTCACCGACGAGTACCTCGCTGCGCAGTCGGTGATGCTGGTGCGCCAGAACGGCGAGCCGGCCGCGTTCGTCACCTTCATGACGACCGATATGAACACCGAGGCGACGGTCGGCGTGATGCGTCACGTGGAAAGCGCGTCGCCGTATGCAATGGAATATCTGTTCACGCAACTCGCGCTGCATCTGAAGCAGGCGGGTTTCCGCTCGCTGAGCCTCGGCATCGCGCCGCTGTCCGGCATGCAGCCCACGCCGCTGGCCTCGCGCTGGCACCGCTTCGCCGGCATCGTGTGGCGTTTCGGCGGCCGGTTCTATAACTTCCGCGGACTGCGCGCTTTCAAGAGTAAATTCCAGCCGCGCTGGGAGCCGCGTTATCTTGCGGCGTCGGGTTCGGTGGGCGTGTTTTTCACGCTCGCGGACCTGTCATTGCTGGCGGGAGGCCGGCGTTCATGA
- a CDS encoding DUF421 domain-containing protein — MMDAIYLLFGQGRTLDPLQMGLRSIVVFLIALVLIRVSGRRSFGQRSPFDSVVVILLGATLSRAIVGASPFIATVAASFAIVVCHRLLAWACMRSPVLERLVGGVEREVFSNGAFNAREMDAALITPTDVHESVRQKTGSRSMDDVAAAILERNGEVSVIRKKV, encoded by the coding sequence ATGATGGATGCCATTTACCTGCTGTTCGGTCAAGGCAGAACACTCGACCCGCTACAGATGGGCTTGCGCTCGATCGTCGTGTTTCTGATCGCGCTGGTGCTGATCCGGGTCTCGGGCCGGCGCTCGTTCGGCCAGCGCTCGCCATTCGATTCGGTGGTGGTGATCCTGCTCGGCGCGACGCTCAGCCGGGCGATCGTCGGTGCGTCGCCGTTTATCGCCACGGTGGCGGCGTCGTTCGCGATCGTCGTCTGCCATCGCTTGCTGGCATGGGCTTGCATGCGCTCGCCCGTGCTCGAACGGCTGGTGGGCGGCGTCGAGCGAGAGGTGTTCAGCAATGGCGCGTTCAACGCCCGCGAAATGGACGCCGCGCTCATCACGCCGACCGATGTTCATGAAAGCGTGCGCCAGAAGACCGGCTCACGTTCAATGGATGACGTAGCCGCGGCGATTCTCGAACGCAACGGCGAAGTGAGCGTGATCCGGAAGAAGGTTTGA
- a CDS encoding PAS domain-containing hybrid sensor histidine kinase/response regulator: protein MKHLDVPSAGENGEPAKVPAPARMNPAADVDYWALMQAIEDYAIFLLDATGRIVSCNAGALKVVGYRDTEIIGQHFSRFYTEEAVARGWPAYELQQASLIGRFEDEGWRVRKDGTTFWSNVVITAIRNDAGILTGFAKITRDLTARREYVEALRQSEERFRLLVDSVKDYAIFMLDPQGYVVSWNEGAARIKGYTREEIVGQHFSVFYVPEEAAAGKPARELAIAQQVGHVEDEGWRVRKDGTTFWANVNITAVYDESRRLRGFAKVTRDLTERRQREELERSGERMRQFLATLAHELRNPLAPVRNAIGVMQLETGMSPTLARSRDLIDRQITHLTRLVDDLLDVGRIMSNKVELRLGRIDLAEVVARGIEAARPFTDAHEQRVVPHMPAEPIFVRGDMTRLVQVLQNLLHNASKFSPVGSVVDIVSRIDFHMAVLEVRDAGCGIALRSLDKIFELFAQEKDAQSAGEGGLGIGLTLCKSLVEMHGGSIVASSAGPGTGSTFTLSLPLAAAPPEAAGDEANAAGGQVAPLRILLVDDNRDSADSLAMLLELKGHDVRIAYEGEQALEVAPRFVPHLAVIDIAMPKMDGYATIAALREMPKLADTTYAAMTGFGHATDRERTREAGFHTHLVKPVELALFDTLLAEVEARRSGRAPG, encoded by the coding sequence ATGAAACACCTCGATGTCCCCTCCGCCGGTGAAAACGGCGAGCCTGCCAAGGTCCCGGCACCGGCCCGCATGAACCCCGCTGCCGATGTCGATTACTGGGCGCTGATGCAGGCGATCGAAGACTATGCGATCTTCCTGCTCGATGCGACCGGGCGGATCGTCAGTTGCAACGCCGGGGCGTTGAAGGTGGTGGGTTACAGGGACACGGAAATCATCGGTCAGCACTTTTCACGCTTCTACACCGAGGAAGCCGTGGCGCGCGGGTGGCCCGCCTATGAACTGCAACAGGCGTCGCTGATCGGCCGCTTCGAGGACGAAGGCTGGCGGGTTCGCAAGGACGGCACGACCTTCTGGTCGAATGTCGTCATCACGGCGATCCGCAACGACGCCGGCATTCTCACCGGCTTCGCCAAGATCACGCGCGATCTGACCGCGCGACGCGAATACGTGGAGGCGCTCCGGCAAAGCGAAGAGCGTTTCCGTTTGCTGGTCGACAGTGTCAAGGACTACGCGATATTCATGCTCGACCCGCAGGGCTACGTGGTGAGCTGGAATGAGGGCGCCGCGCGCATCAAAGGCTACACGCGCGAGGAAATCGTCGGCCAGCATTTCTCGGTCTTCTATGTGCCGGAAGAAGCGGCGGCGGGCAAGCCCGCCCGCGAACTGGCGATTGCGCAGCAGGTCGGCCACGTCGAGGACGAAGGCTGGCGGGTGCGCAAGGACGGCACGACGTTCTGGGCCAACGTCAATATCACCGCCGTGTACGACGAATCGAGGCGGCTGCGTGGTTTCGCCAAGGTCACGCGCGATCTGACCGAGCGGCGTCAGCGCGAAGAACTGGAGCGTTCGGGCGAACGCATGCGTCAGTTTCTCGCGACCCTTGCGCATGAATTGCGCAACCCGCTCGCGCCGGTGCGCAATGCGATCGGCGTGATGCAGCTCGAAACCGGCATGAGCCCTACGCTCGCGCGTTCACGCGACCTGATCGACCGCCAGATCACCCACCTCACTCGGCTGGTCGACGACCTGCTCGACGTCGGCCGGATCATGTCGAACAAGGTCGAGCTGCGCCTTGGCCGGATCGATCTGGCCGAGGTGGTGGCGCGCGGGATCGAGGCGGCCCGGCCATTTACAGACGCGCACGAGCAGCGCGTCGTGCCGCACATGCCGGCCGAGCCGATCTTCGTTCGTGGCGACATGACGCGTCTCGTGCAGGTGCTGCAAAACCTGTTGCACAACGCATCTAAATTCTCGCCCGTGGGCAGTGTTGTGGACATCGTGTCCCGTATCGATTTCCATATGGCCGTGCTCGAAGTGCGCGACGCGGGCTGCGGGATTGCTCTGCGCTCGCTCGACAAGATCTTCGAACTGTTCGCCCAGGAAAAAGATGCGCAGAGTGCGGGAGAGGGCGGTCTGGGCATCGGTCTCACGTTGTGCAAATCGCTCGTCGAGATGCACGGCGGCAGCATTGTCGCGAGCAGCGCAGGGCCGGGCACCGGCAGCACGTTCACGCTGAGCCTGCCGTTGGCCGCCGCGCCCCCCGAGGCGGCCGGTGACGAGGCGAACGCGGCAGGCGGGCAGGTCGCGCCACTGCGCATCCTGCTGGTCGACGACAATCGCGATTCGGCCGACAGCCTCGCGATGCTGCTCGAACTCAAAGGCCACGATGTGCGCATCGCCTACGAGGGTGAGCAGGCGCTGGAGGTCGCGCCACGCTTCGTGCCCCACCTCGCGGTGATCGACATTGCCATGCCGAAGATGGATGGCTACGCGACCATCGCCGCGCTGCGCGAAATGCCCAAGCTTGCCGATACGACGTATGCCGCCATGACCGGCTTCGGCCATGCAACCGATCGCGAGCGTACCCGCGAGGCCGGATTCCATACGCACCTCGTGAAGCCGGTCGAACTCGCCCTGTTCGATACGTTGCTCGCTGAAGTCGAAGCACGGCGCAGCGGGCGCGCGCCCGGCTAG
- a CDS encoding glycosyltransferase: MIGVIVPAHNEEALLAPCLAALIEASRHEELAGETVRIVVVLDACDDFTGAIARAYGVETLTLKARNVGIARASGADFLLADGARWLAFTDADSRVSPGWLVAQLSLEADAVCGSIAVDDWTPHPHSVREYFRKTYVDADGHRHVHGANLGVSADAYRRAGGFPPLTCSEDVALVDRLIAIGARIAWSAAPRVITSARAAARARGGFGDTLTGWAVG, encoded by the coding sequence ATGATCGGCGTGATCGTTCCGGCACATAACGAAGAGGCGCTGCTGGCGCCTTGCCTCGCGGCTTTGATCGAAGCTTCACGCCACGAGGAGCTGGCGGGCGAAACGGTGCGCATCGTGGTGGTGCTCGACGCCTGCGACGACTTTACCGGCGCTATCGCGCGAGCTTACGGCGTCGAGACGCTGACGCTGAAGGCGCGCAATGTCGGCATTGCGCGGGCGAGCGGCGCGGACTTTCTGCTGGCGGACGGCGCGCGCTGGCTCGCGTTTACCGATGCCGACAGCCGCGTGTCGCCAGGCTGGCTGGTCGCGCAGCTTTCGCTGGAGGCGGACGCGGTGTGCGGCTCGATTGCCGTCGACGACTGGACCCCGCATCCGCACAGCGTGCGTGAATATTTTCGCAAGACCTACGTGGACGCCGATGGCCATCGTCACGTTCACGGCGCGAATCTCGGCGTGTCGGCGGACGCGTACCGGCGCGCGGGCGGCTTTCCGCCGCTGACGTGCAGTGAGGATGTCGCGCTGGTGGACCGGCTGATTGCGATCGGCGCCCGTATCGCATGGAGCGCGGCGCCGCGCGTCATTACGAGTGCGCGCGCGGCGGCCCGCGCGCGTGGTGGGTTCGGCGATACGCTGACGGGGTGGGCGGTTGGTTGA